A stretch of Kiloniellales bacterium DNA encodes these proteins:
- a CDS encoding gamma-glutamyltransferase → MWLLLAWGCNPEPEGFVDLQAVDGFAGMVAVDEPHAALIARDLLSNGANAADAAVASFFTMTVTMPSRVGLLGGGVCLVYSNERRTAEVFEFLPRAGTQGAALPRTVRALAILHARHGRVRWGPLIEPAERLARQGHVVSEAFARDLARSAEVIRRDPLMSRLFVTKSGALPRQGDYLSQIEVSTVISGVRTQGAAYFHAGAFPALLAAAAAESGHVMTIEELRAALPLTSEANALAIGDRRLYFSLPIGADGAVAATMWRLLNDIRAYPTLPPEQRPGIFVEAADLAYAEVRRWQRAGGSDPFGEGEVAGLLNRERLQTLLQTRSAPVIGPTNGAARLEPWRAPPSDGASFVIADRWGDAVACGTTMNGLFGAGRAVGGMGLVLPGRPTTAATRNFMPSIALLADPRDGDTHLAVAAAGGSPAVNALVRVLLAHIGDGQPLDAAVAAPRLHFSATERAVFFEPGTAPSAVGLLRARGYRVVEAAELGRVNALQCPDGVADSDDGCSVASDPRGRGVTIRAQ, encoded by the coding sequence TTGTGGCTCCTTCTGGCCTGGGGGTGCAATCCCGAGCCGGAAGGCTTCGTCGACCTGCAGGCGGTCGACGGGTTCGCCGGGATGGTGGCGGTCGACGAGCCGCACGCCGCCCTGATCGCCCGCGATCTCTTGAGCAACGGCGCCAACGCCGCTGATGCCGCGGTTGCCAGCTTCTTCACCATGACCGTGACCATGCCGTCGCGGGTCGGGCTCCTCGGGGGCGGTGTCTGTCTCGTCTACTCGAACGAACGCAGAACAGCGGAAGTCTTCGAGTTCCTGCCGCGCGCGGGGACGCAGGGTGCCGCCCTGCCGCGTACCGTGCGGGCCCTGGCGATTCTGCATGCCCGGCACGGCCGTGTCCGCTGGGGACCGCTGATCGAGCCGGCCGAGCGCCTCGCCCGTCAGGGTCACGTGGTGAGCGAGGCCTTCGCCCGGGATCTGGCGCGAAGCGCCGAGGTGATCCGGCGCGATCCGTTGATGTCGCGGCTCTTCGTGACGAAGTCCGGGGCGCTGCCGCGACAGGGCGACTACCTGTCTCAGATCGAGGTCTCTACCGTGATCTCCGGCGTGCGGACCCAGGGCGCCGCCTATTTCCACGCCGGGGCTTTCCCGGCCCTGCTCGCGGCCGCGGCGGCGGAGAGTGGGCATGTCATGACGATCGAGGAGCTTCGGGCCGCCCTGCCGCTCACTTCCGAGGCGAATGCCCTGGCGATCGGCGACCGGCGGCTCTATTTCTCCCTGCCGATCGGCGCCGACGGGGCCGTTGCGGCGACGATGTGGCGCCTGCTGAACGACATCCGCGCCTATCCCACGCTTCCTCCCGAGCAGCGCCCCGGCATCTTCGTCGAGGCCGCGGACTTGGCCTACGCCGAGGTACGCCGCTGGCAACGCGCCGGCGGGTCGGATCCCTTTGGCGAAGGCGAGGTGGCGGGGCTGCTCAACCGGGAGCGGCTGCAGACCCTGCTGCAGACCAGAAGCGCGCCGGTGATCGGGCCGACCAACGGCGCCGCGCGGCTCGAGCCCTGGCGGGCGCCCCCGAGCGACGGCGCCTCATTCGTGATCGCGGATCGATGGGGTGACGCGGTCGCCTGCGGCACCACGATGAACGGCCTGTTCGGAGCCGGGCGGGCGGTCGGCGGCATGGGTCTGGTCCTGCCGGGCCGTCCGACCACCGCGGCGACTCGAAACTTCATGCCGAGCATCGCGCTCTTGGCCGACCCCAGGGACGGCGACACCCACCTCGCGGTCGCCGCGGCAGGCGGATCGCCCGCGGTGAACGCCCTGGTCCGCGTGCTCCTGGCCCACATCGGCGATGGCCAGCCGCTCGATGCCGCGGTCGCGGCGCCGCGTCTCCACTTCAGCGCGACCGAGCGGGCGGTGTTCTTTGAACCTGGAACCGCCCCTAGCGCCGTGGGTCTGCTGCGTGCGCGGGGATACCGGGTCGTCGAGGCGGCGGAACTTGGCCGGGTCAACGCCCTGCAGTGCCCGGACGGCGTCGCCGACAGCGACGACGGCTGCAGCGTCGCCTCGGACCCGCGCGGCCGGGGCGTCACGATCCGGGCCCAGTGA
- a CDS encoding Rne/Rng family ribonuclease has protein sequence MVKRILIDASHADETRVVVLSGNRLEEFDYESTARTQLKGNIYLAKVTRVEPSLQAAFVEYGGNRHGFLPFSEIHPDYYRIPIADREALIAEESASANGDDDVDTESDDNGEGNGTATAADSEDESGAGSSDEGENGGGKVQEIAVETKVDTVGGDDVEDAARKRAKLLRRYKIQEVIKRRQVILVQVAKEERGNKGAALTTYLSLAGRYCVLMPNTGRGGGISRKIGSAADRRRLKQVVSDLDIPDGMAVIVRTAGSERSKAEIRRDYEYLIRLWDQIREETLQSTAPALIHEEANLMKRAIRDLYDRDMEEILVQGEEGYKAAKNFMKNLMPSHARKVKLYKDGGVPLFLKHNVESQLDAMHSPSVQLKSGGYIVINPTEALVAIDVNSGKATRERHIEETARNTNIEAAEEVARQLRLRDLAGLIVIDFIDMEEHRHNRDVERRFKEAMRHDRARIQLGRISPFGLLEMSRQRLRPSLFDTSTQPCSRCHGTGRLRTDDSAGQQILRSLEEEALRRGGGELNVAMPPDVALHLLNERRHRLVEIEQEYGLQIRVESDGSLVPPEFKLERLTTTESPRLPAEELPEVAEEEDGQRRRRGRRRRRRKDDEAPAAASEESAAEEFETGADEDAEDGIEASDEEERRKPRRRRGKRGGRRRAKRRNGEDQESSAEAMPAEAGEEEAGQPVIAETAADELADTEAADTEAADAQAVDGETEETPPKSRRRSRPRRGAKADTKSAEGAQADGGAESPEDTPEPVVAGDAEAAQPEDRAPKRPRRRTRAKPPASAVEDEPSAAPAMGQEPDQPAVPLAAATPEVRPAEPALGEAEIPGAGPQPDTSLPPAEQPPAVSEPQDDEADRPKRKGWWQRWN, from the coding sequence ATGGTCAAGCGAATCCTGATCGACGCATCCCATGCGGACGAGACGCGCGTGGTGGTGCTGAGCGGCAACCGTCTCGAAGAGTTTGATTACGAATCGACTGCAAGGACGCAGCTTAAAGGCAACATTTACCTCGCGAAAGTTACGCGGGTCGAGCCCTCCCTACAGGCCGCCTTCGTCGAATACGGCGGCAATCGCCACGGCTTCCTGCCTTTCAGCGAGATCCACCCGGACTACTACCGTATCCCCATCGCCGACCGCGAGGCCCTGATCGCGGAAGAGAGCGCGAGCGCTAACGGCGACGACGACGTCGATACCGAGAGCGACGACAACGGCGAAGGCAACGGAACCGCGACCGCCGCCGACTCGGAAGACGAGTCGGGTGCCGGGTCGTCGGACGAGGGCGAGAACGGCGGCGGCAAGGTCCAGGAAATCGCGGTCGAGACCAAGGTCGACACGGTCGGCGGCGACGACGTGGAGGACGCCGCGCGCAAGCGGGCCAAGCTCCTGCGGCGCTACAAGATCCAGGAGGTCATCAAGCGGCGCCAGGTGATCCTTGTCCAGGTCGCCAAGGAGGAGCGCGGCAACAAGGGTGCGGCGCTGACCACCTACCTGTCTCTCGCTGGGCGCTATTGCGTCCTCATGCCCAATACCGGCCGCGGCGGCGGTATCAGCCGCAAGATCGGCAGCGCCGCGGACCGGCGGCGCCTGAAGCAGGTCGTGTCGGACCTGGACATCCCCGACGGCATGGCGGTGATCGTGCGGACTGCCGGCAGCGAGCGGAGCAAGGCGGAGATCCGCCGCGACTACGAGTATCTGATAAGGCTCTGGGACCAGATCCGCGAAGAAACCCTGCAGTCGACCGCGCCGGCGTTGATCCATGAGGAAGCCAACCTCATGAAGCGGGCCATCCGCGACCTCTACGACCGGGACATGGAGGAGATCCTGGTCCAGGGCGAAGAGGGCTACAAGGCGGCCAAGAACTTCATGAAGAACCTCATGCCAAGCCACGCCCGCAAGGTGAAGCTCTACAAGGACGGGGGCGTCCCCCTGTTCCTCAAGCACAACGTCGAGAGCCAGCTGGACGCGATGCACAGCCCCTCGGTCCAGCTCAAGTCGGGCGGCTACATCGTGATCAACCCGACCGAGGCCCTGGTAGCCATCGACGTCAACTCGGGCAAGGCGACCCGCGAGCGCCACATCGAGGAAACCGCCCGAAACACCAACATCGAAGCCGCCGAGGAGGTGGCGCGGCAGCTTCGCCTGCGCGATCTCGCCGGCCTGATCGTGATCGATTTCATCGACATGGAGGAGCACCGCCACAACCGGGACGTCGAACGGCGCTTCAAGGAGGCGATGCGCCACGACCGGGCCCGGATCCAGCTCGGCCGCATCAGTCCCTTCGGGCTGCTCGAGATGTCGCGTCAGCGCCTGCGCCCCAGCCTGTTCGATACCTCCACCCAGCCGTGCAGCCGGTGTCACGGCACCGGCCGCCTCCGCACCGACGATTCGGCCGGTCAGCAGATCCTGCGCAGCCTGGAGGAGGAGGCGCTGCGCCGCGGCGGTGGCGAGCTGAACGTCGCGATGCCGCCGGACGTCGCGCTCCACCTGCTCAACGAACGCCGGCACCGCCTGGTCGAGATCGAACAGGAGTACGGCCTGCAGATTCGCGTCGAGAGTGACGGGTCGCTGGTGCCCCCGGAATTCAAGCTGGAGCGGCTCACCACCACGGAGTCGCCACGCCTGCCGGCCGAGGAGCTTCCGGAGGTCGCGGAAGAGGAAGACGGCCAGCGCCGACGCCGCGGCCGGCGCCGGCGCCGGCGCAAGGACGACGAGGCGCCAGCCGCGGCCAGCGAGGAGTCGGCCGCCGAGGAGTTCGAGACCGGCGCCGACGAGGATGCCGAGGACGGGATCGAGGCCTCCGACGAGGAGGAGCGGCGCAAGCCGCGCCGCCGGCGCGGCAAGCGGGGCGGCCGCCGGCGCGCCAAGCGCCGTAACGGCGAAGATCAGGAGAGCTCGGCCGAGGCGATGCCGGCCGAAGCCGGCGAGGAGGAAGCCGGCCAGCCGGTGATCGCGGAGACGGCCGCCGACGAGCTGGCCGACACGGAAGCGGCCGACACGGAAGCGGCCGATGCGCAAGCGGTGGATGGCGAGACCGAAGAGACGCCACCCAAGTCCCGCCGGCGCAGCCGGCCGCGGCGCGGCGCCAAAGCCGACACGAAGAGCGCGGAAGGGGCGCAGGCGGACGGTGGCGCGGAAAGCCCCGAGGACACCCCCGAGCCGGTGGTGGCGGGGGACGCCGAGGCGGCGCAGCCGGAGGACCGCGCACCGAAGCGGCCGCGACGTCGGACCCGGGCGAAGCCGCCGGCGTCGGCGGTCGAGGACGAGCCGTCGGCCGCACCGGCCATGGGGCAGGAACCGGATCAGCCCGCGGTGCCGCTGGCAGCCGCCACCCCCGAGGTCCGGCCGGCGGAGCCGGCGCTCGGCGAGGCCGAGATCCCGGGCGCCGGGCCGCAGCCCGACACGTCCCTGCCCCCGGCTGAGCAACCGCCAGCGGTCAGCGAGCCGCAGGACGACGAGGCGGATCGGCCGAAGCGCAAGGGCTGGTGGCAGCGCTGGAACTGA
- the prfB gene encoding peptide chain release factor 2 (programmed frameshift), whose protein sequence is MRAEIEAAVGDIRQSLALLRRHLDLDAATRRLDELNARAEDPELWNRPEAAEAVMRERNRLDRSITGFHKLEQDLDDALTLLELAEAESDTDTAGEAEQQILALKEQAEKRQLESLLSGEADANDCYLEVNAGAGGTEAQDWAEMLVRMYTRWADSQGFKVAWLEESPGEEAGIKSTSLKISGENAYGWLKTESGVHRLVRISPYDSQSRRHTSFASVWVYPVVDDSIEVDVQDKDLRVDTYRSSGAGGQHVNKTDSAVRITHLPSGIVVQCQNDRSQHKNRAQAMAMLKARLYEHELKRREAEAQAEADAKTDIGWGHQIRSYVLQPYQMVKDLRTGVETSDTQGVLGGGIDSFLEAALAHKLAGGEAGAEEAPPA, encoded by the exons TTGCGCGCCGAGATCGAAGCGGCGGTCGGCGACATAAGGCAGTCGCTGGCCCTGCTGAGGAGGCATCTT GACCTGGATGCCGCGACACGACGCCTGGACGAGCTGAACGCCCGGGCCGAGGATCCCGAGCTCTGGAACCGGCCCGAGGCCGCGGAGGCGGTGATGCGCGAGCGCAATCGCCTCGACCGCTCGATCACCGGCTTCCATAAGCTCGAGCAGGACCTCGACGATGCCCTGACCCTGCTCGAGCTGGCCGAGGCCGAATCCGACACGGACACGGCCGGAGAGGCGGAGCAGCAGATCCTAGCGCTCAAGGAGCAGGCCGAGAAGCGCCAGCTCGAGAGCCTGCTGTCCGGTGAGGCCGACGCCAACGACTGCTATCTGGAAGTCAACGCGGGGGCCGGCGGGACCGAGGCGCAGGACTGGGCCGAAATGCTCGTGCGCATGTACACCCGCTGGGCCGACTCCCAGGGCTTCAAGGTGGCCTGGCTCGAGGAGAGCCCGGGCGAGGAGGCAGGGATCAAGTCGACCAGCCTCAAGATCAGCGGCGAGAACGCCTACGGCTGGCTGAAGACCGAGTCCGGCGTGCACCGCCTGGTCCGCATCTCGCCCTATGATTCCCAGTCCCGGCGCCACACCAGCTTCGCCAGCGTCTGGGTCTATCCCGTGGTCGACGACTCCATCGAGGTGGACGTGCAGGACAAGGACCTTAGGGTCGATACCTACCGGTCGTCCGGCGCCGGCGGCCAGCACGTTAACAAGACCGACAGCGCGGTCAGGATCACCCACCTGCCGAGCGGCATCGTCGTGCAGTGCCAGAACGACCGCTCGCAGCACAAGAACCGTGCCCAGGCCATGGCCATGCTGAAGGCGCGTCTCTACGAGCACGAGCTGAAGCGGCGCGAGGCCGAAGCCCAGGCCGAGGCCGACGCCAAGACCGACATCGGCTGGGGTCATCAGATTCGCTCCTACGTCCTCCAGCCCTACCAGATGGTCAAGGACCTGCGCACCGGGGTCGAGACCAGCGATACTCAGGGCGTATTGGGCGGCGGGATCGACAGCTTCCTCGAGGCCGCGCTGGCCCACAAGCTGGCCGGCGGCGAGGCGGGCGCCGAAGAGGCGCCGCCGGCCTGA
- a CDS encoding pyridoxal phosphate-dependent aminotransferase, which produces MALKVSSRGGVPPFIVMDVMQAAAEREQAGDHVLHLEVGQPGTPAPRRVLEAAKQALDADLMGYTVALGTPPLRRAIVEHYRRVYGLDLPAERVVVTTGSSGGFLLTFLSAFDAGDRVALAAPGYPAYRNILHALGVESVLLETDAEHRFQPTPDLLDRVDGPLDGLIIASPSNPTGTMLSREELSALVDYCAERGVRLISDEIYHGISYGREPVCAAELSDEAVVINSFSKYFSMTGWRLGWMIVPEALRRPIECLSQNFFISPPTISQIAGVTALDCHDELDAYVAAYARNRALLLDRLPKAGFDRLAPADGAFYIYADVGALTNDSREFCARMLAETGVAATPGVDFDPARGHRFVRFSFAGREADMAEASNRLESWIRGD; this is translated from the coding sequence ATGGCCCTGAAAGTTTCTTCCCGCGGGGGCGTACCGCCCTTCATCGTGATGGACGTGATGCAGGCCGCCGCCGAACGCGAGCAGGCCGGCGACCACGTTCTGCATCTGGAAGTCGGGCAGCCGGGCACCCCGGCTCCGAGGCGGGTTCTGGAGGCCGCCAAGCAGGCGCTGGACGCCGATCTCATGGGCTATACCGTCGCCCTCGGCACGCCGCCCCTGCGTCGGGCGATCGTCGAGCACTACCGGCGTGTCTACGGGCTGGACCTGCCGGCCGAACGCGTGGTCGTGACCACCGGATCGTCGGGCGGGTTCCTCCTGACGTTCCTGTCCGCGTTCGATGCGGGCGACCGGGTCGCCCTGGCGGCGCCGGGTTACCCGGCCTACCGGAACATCCTGCACGCTCTAGGGGTCGAGTCCGTACTCCTGGAGACCGATGCCGAGCATCGCTTTCAGCCGACGCCGGACCTGCTCGACCGTGTCGACGGCCCGCTCGACGGCCTGATCATCGCCAGCCCGTCCAATCCGACCGGCACCATGCTGTCGCGCGAGGAACTGAGCGCTCTGGTCGATTACTGCGCCGAGCGGGGCGTGCGCCTAATTTCCGACGAGATCTATCATGGCATCAGCTACGGCAGGGAACCGGTCTGCGCCGCCGAACTGAGCGATGAGGCCGTGGTCATCAACAGCTTCTCGAAGTACTTCTCCATGACCGGCTGGCGACTCGGCTGGATGATCGTGCCCGAGGCGCTACGGCGGCCGATCGAGTGCCTGTCGCAGAATTTCTTCATTTCCCCGCCGACCATTTCCCAGATCGCGGGCGTGACCGCGCTCGACTGCCACGACGAGTTGGACGCTTACGTCGCCGCCTACGCCCGCAACCGCGCCCTGCTGCTCGATCGCCTTCCCAAGGCCGGCTTCGACCGGCTCGCCCCGGCCGACGGCGCCTTCTACATCTATGCCGATGTCGGCGCGCTGACCAACGACAGCCGGGAGTTCTGCGCCCGCATGCTGGCGGAGACCGGCGTCGCGGCGACGCCGGGCGTCGACTTCGACCCGGCGCGGGGCCACCGCTTCGTCAGGTTCTCCTTCGCCGGCCGCGAAGCCGACATGGCGGAGGCCAGCAACCGCCTGGAGAGCTGGATAAGGGGCGACTGA
- a CDS encoding N-acetylmuramoyl-L-alanine amidase — protein sequence MVRLLAAAAVLLLASVQVGYAKPSVTAARIGEHPDKTRFVIEISEATPYRVFTLPDPFRVVIDLPEVAWRLPRGGVPQGVGIIQDLRFGLFAPGRSRVVLDVSVPVRVAGVRTLPPGNSKQGHRLVIDLHTIERVTFFASERRPITSKQPLPSVQSASPANLEAAPEGDRRPTVVIDAGHGGVDPGAIGVSGAYEKDLVLRYARELRKQLLATGRYRVVMTRDADVVLPLRTRTAIAEQAEGDLFISLHANTHRSGKIRGASVYTISKKASDAEAESLAAKENKADVLAGVNLDGQTDDVTIILLDLARRETDNLSKRLANTMVAKLAGSTRMLRNSHRSAGFAVLKSPTVPSILVEIGYMTNRKEEKALRSKAHRTKLTAAMVRAIDSYFEWHERMSRT from the coding sequence ATGGTGAGGCTCTTGGCCGCCGCGGCCGTCTTGCTTCTGGCCTCCGTGCAGGTCGGCTACGCCAAGCCCAGCGTGACCGCGGCCAGAATCGGTGAGCATCCGGACAAGACCCGCTTCGTCATCGAGATTTCCGAGGCCACGCCCTATCGGGTGTTCACCCTGCCGGACCCCTTCCGCGTCGTGATCGATCTACCCGAGGTGGCGTGGCGCCTGCCGCGCGGCGGCGTTCCGCAGGGGGTCGGCATCATTCAGGACCTGCGCTTCGGCCTCTTCGCGCCGGGCCGCAGCCGCGTCGTGCTCGACGTCTCGGTGCCGGTCCGTGTGGCGGGGGTGCGCACGTTGCCGCCGGGCAACAGCAAGCAGGGCCATCGCTTGGTGATCGATCTGCACACCATCGAGCGCGTGACCTTCTTCGCCAGCGAGCGGCGGCCGATCACTTCGAAGCAGCCGCTGCCCAGCGTGCAGTCTGCGAGCCCCGCCAATCTCGAGGCCGCGCCCGAAGGGGACCGCCGTCCGACCGTGGTGATCGACGCCGGGCATGGCGGCGTTGACCCCGGCGCCATCGGCGTCTCCGGGGCCTATGAGAAAGATCTGGTCCTGCGCTACGCACGGGAGCTGCGCAAGCAGCTTCTGGCAACCGGGCGATACCGGGTGGTCATGACCCGCGACGCCGACGTGGTGCTACCGCTGCGCACCCGCACGGCGATCGCCGAGCAGGCGGAAGGCGACCTATTCATTTCGCTCCACGCCAACACGCACCGCAGCGGCAAGATCCGCGGCGCTTCGGTCTACACCATCTCGAAGAAGGCGTCCGACGCCGAGGCCGAATCCCTGGCGGCGAAAGAGAACAAGGCCGACGTCCTCGCCGGCGTCAATCTCGACGGCCAGACCGACGACGTGACGATCATTCTGCTGGACCTGGCTCGGCGTGAAACCGATAATCTTTCCAAGCGCCTGGCTAATACCATGGTGGCCAAGCTCGCCGGCTCCACCAGGATGCTGCGCAATTCGCACCGTTCGGCCGGCTTCGCGGTGCTCAAGTCGCCTACCGTTCCGTCTATCCTCGTGGAGATCGGTTACATGACCAACCGAAAAGAGGAGAAGGCGCTGCGCAGCAAGGCGCATCGCACCAAGCTCACCGCCGCCATGGTCAGGGCGATCGACAGCTACTTCGAATGGCACGAAAGAATGAGCCGCACGTGA
- a CDS encoding penicillin-binding protein 1A — protein sequence MTLTLRILASLFTGGLILAVIGAGAFVYVFYEYGQDLPDYKQLAKYDPPTVTRVHAGDGRILAEYAVEKRVFVPVEVIPQRLINAFISAEDQNFYHHRGVDFFAIGRAVVTNVGNLLQGRRPVGASTITQQVAKNFLLSNELRIERKIREAILAFRIERAFSKARIMELYLNEIYLGFGSHGVAAAALNYFNKSLDELTLAEAAYLAALPKAPNNYHPIKRREAAIARRNWVIGRMLKDGVISESDAELAWQEPLEVRARSATEVAEAQYFAEEVRRDLVRLYGDEKLYQGGLSVRTTLDPRLQEIADSTLRAGLMAYDMRHGWRGPLRRIDLLASDWREAMVDLEPPLGAGAWRLAMVLDLDDEGAQIGFKDGLVGRIPFAEMAWARPWMEDQKVGPEPKLPADVLTRGDVVLVEALGVEALGVEDEGLPSEDYALRQVPEIEGGLVALDPHTGRVLAMSGGWSFERSEFNRAVQAQRQPGSAFKPIVYLAALSAGYTPSTIILDAPFVIDQGEGRGKWKPANYSKKFYGPTPMRVGIEKSRNLMTVRLARTVGMDPIIETAERLGVVDNMRPELAMALGAGETTLLRLTTAYAMLVNGGKRIMPTLIDRVQDKKGNTIYRHDQRLCAGCEAEIWGQQAVPRLPDERDQVADPQSAYQVVSMLQGVVQRGTGRRVAAVGKPLAGKTGTTNESQDTWFIGFTPDLAVGVFVGFDVPRPLGPRETGSSVAAPIFRDFMAGALAEEPAIPFRIPPGIRLVRVNLETGQPARAGDRRVILEAFKQGTVPDGREALIDGGYDPRVGGSSVPGTDGLY from the coding sequence ATGACGCTCACACTGCGCATTCTGGCATCGTTGTTCACCGGAGGCCTGATCCTGGCGGTGATTGGCGCCGGCGCCTTCGTCTACGTGTTCTACGAATACGGGCAAGACCTGCCCGACTACAAGCAGTTGGCGAAGTACGACCCGCCGACCGTGACCCGGGTGCACGCCGGCGACGGGCGCATCCTGGCCGAGTATGCGGTGGAAAAGCGGGTCTTCGTGCCGGTGGAGGTGATCCCGCAGCGCTTGATCAACGCCTTCATCTCCGCCGAGGACCAGAACTTCTACCACCACCGCGGGGTCGACTTCTTCGCCATCGGCCGCGCCGTCGTGACCAACGTGGGCAACCTGCTGCAGGGCCGGCGGCCGGTCGGCGCGTCGACCATCACCCAGCAGGTCGCCAAGAACTTCCTGCTGAGCAACGAACTCAGGATCGAGCGCAAGATCCGTGAGGCGATCCTGGCCTTCCGGATCGAGCGGGCCTTTTCCAAGGCCCGGATCATGGAGCTCTACCTGAACGAGATCTACCTCGGCTTCGGCTCCCACGGCGTGGCGGCGGCGGCGCTGAACTACTTCAACAAGTCGCTCGACGAGCTCACCCTGGCGGAGGCCGCCTATTTGGCGGCGCTGCCCAAGGCGCCCAACAACTATCATCCGATCAAGCGGCGCGAGGCTGCGATCGCCCGGCGCAACTGGGTGATCGGCCGCATGCTGAAGGACGGGGTGATCAGCGAGAGCGACGCCGAGCTGGCTTGGCAGGAGCCGTTGGAAGTGCGCGCGCGCAGCGCGACCGAGGTTGCCGAGGCGCAGTACTTCGCCGAGGAGGTGCGCCGCGATCTGGTCCGGCTCTACGGCGACGAGAAGCTCTACCAGGGCGGCTTGTCGGTGCGCACCACCCTGGATCCTCGTCTGCAGGAGATCGCCGACAGCACGCTGCGTGCCGGGCTCATGGCCTACGACATGCGCCACGGCTGGCGCGGCCCCTTGCGGCGGATCGACCTCCTGGCCAGCGACTGGCGCGAGGCCATGGTCGACCTGGAACCCCCGCTGGGCGCCGGTGCGTGGCGCCTGGCGATGGTTCTCGACCTGGACGACGAGGGCGCGCAGATCGGATTCAAGGACGGGTTGGTCGGGCGGATTCCCTTCGCCGAGATGGCCTGGGCGCGCCCCTGGATGGAAGACCAGAAGGTCGGCCCCGAGCCGAAGCTGCCCGCCGACGTGCTGACCCGGGGCGACGTCGTCCTAGTCGAAGCGCTGGGCGTCGAGGCGCTCGGCGTCGAGGACGAGGGCTTGCCCAGTGAAGACTACGCGCTGCGTCAGGTGCCCGAGATAGAGGGCGGCCTGGTGGCGCTCGACCCGCACACCGGACGGGTGCTGGCCATGAGCGGCGGCTGGTCGTTCGAGCGCAGCGAATTCAACCGGGCGGTCCAGGCGCAGCGGCAGCCGGGGTCGGCCTTCAAGCCGATCGTCTACCTCGCCGCGCTGAGCGCCGGGTACACGCCGTCGACCATCATCCTCGACGCGCCCTTCGTGATCGACCAGGGCGAGGGCCGCGGCAAGTGGAAGCCGGCCAACTACTCGAAGAAGTTCTACGGCCCGACGCCGATGCGCGTCGGGATCGAAAAGTCCCGTAATCTCATGACGGTCCGCCTGGCCAGGACCGTCGGCATGGATCCGATTATCGAGACCGCCGAGCGGCTCGGCGTGGTCGACAACATGCGGCCCGAGCTGGCCATGGCATTGGGCGCCGGTGAGACCACCTTGCTTCGGCTGACCACCGCCTACGCCATGCTGGTCAACGGCGGCAAGCGGATCATGCCGACCCTGATCGACCGGGTGCAGGACAAGAAGGGCAACACGATCTACCGCCACGACCAGCGGCTCTGCGCCGGCTGCGAGGCCGAGATCTGGGGCCAGCAGGCGGTGCCCCGGCTGCCGGACGAGCGCGACCAGGTAGCCGATCCGCAGAGCGCCTACCAGGTCGTCTCCATGCTGCAGGGCGTCGTACAGCGCGGCACGGGCCGGCGCGTGGCGGCGGTCGGCAAGCCGCTCGCCGGCAAGACGGGAACGACCAACGAGAGCCAGGACACCTGGTTCATCGGCTTCACCCCCGACCTGGCGGTTGGTGTCTTCGTCGGCTTCGACGTGCCGCGTCCGCTCGGCCCGCGCGAGACTGGTTCCAGCGTGGCGGCCCCGATCTTCCGCGACTTCATGGCCGGGGCGTTGGCCGAGGAGCCGGCGATCCCGTTCCGTATCCCGCCGGGTATCCGTCTGGTCCGGGTCAACCTGGAGACCGGCCAGCCGGCCAGGGCGGGCGACCGGCGGGTGATCCTCGAGGCCTTCAAGCAGGGCACCGTGCCAGACGGCCGAGAGGCGCTGATCGACGGCGGCTACGACCCGCGGGTCGGCGGCAGCAGCGTGCCGGGCACCGACGGCTTGTACTGA